In Botrytis cinerea B05.10 chromosome 6, complete sequence, the following proteins share a genomic window:
- the Bcarc35 gene encoding Bcarc35 translates to MLLLDYQNVLIQSVLTERFSGAPPVNIDQTVADFDGVTFHISTPEAKTKILVSIQVKCYDELVRYGAQQVLEREYGPFVVAPESGYNFSVQVDLESLPEEKEARDDLIRRISLLKRNAMAAPFEHAFTEFHKLQEEASKFTSEEAPQGVREGGDVMAIHYRDEEAIYIKASHDRVTVIFSTVFREETDRVFGRVFIQEFVDARRRAIQNAPQVLFRTDPPLELQGVPGVKDNGSGDIGYVTFVLFPRHLTLQRRDEVISHIQTFRDYFHYHIKASKAYIHSRMRTRTADFLQVLRRARPENEEKERKTATGRTFKVQG, encoded by the exons ATGCTTCTTCTCGATTACCAAAATGTACTCATTCAATCCGTACTTACGGAGAGATTCTCAGG AGCACCACCGGTGAACATTGACCAAACTGTAGCCGATTTCGACGGTGTTACTTTCCACATCTCGACCCCTGAAGCAAAGACAAAAATTCTTGTTTCCATACAAGTCAAATGCTACGATGAACTTGTACGATACGGCGCTCAGCAGGTTCTTGAGCGTGAATATGGTCCATTCGTTGTTGCGCCGGAAAGTGGTTACAATTTCTCGGTGCAAGTTGACTTGGAAAGTCTGCCAGAAGAGAAGG AAGCCcgagatgatttgattagACGCATATCCTTATTGAAACGAAATGCCATGGCTGCGCCATTCGAGCATGCCTTCACCGAATTCCACAAATTACAGGAGGAAGCATCGAAGTTCACATCCGAGGAAGCTCCCCAAGGTGTCAGAGAAGGGGGAGATGTTATGGCCATTCATTACCGTGATGAAGAAGCGATCTATATCAAGGCCAGTCACGACAGAGTTACTGTTATTTTCAGTACAGTATTCCGCGAGGAGACAGATAGAGTGTTCGGAAGGGTCTTTATCCAAGAGTTCGTAGATGCCCGAAGGAGAGCTATTCAAAATGCTCCTCAAGTATTGTTCAGAACCGACCCGCCATTGGAGCTTCAAGGAGTTCCAGGAGTAAAGGACAATGGCAGTGGAGATATTGGATATGTTACATTTG TTTTGTTCCCACGTCACCTCACACTTCAACGAAGAGATGAAGTTATTTCCCACATTCAAACATTCCGTGATTACTTCCATTACCATATCAAAGCATCAAAG GCATACATTCACTCTAGAATGCGTACACGTACCGCAGACTTCTTGCAAG TTCTGAGAAGAGCACGCCCAGAGaacgaagagaaagagagaaagacagCTACCGGACGCACTTTCAAGGTCCAAGGCTGA